The Pseudodesulfovibrio cashew genomic sequence GGGACATGGTCAGTCATCACAACCTCTCCGTCCAGGCCATCGGCGTCAAGGACAAGGCCGCCTGGAAGGCCTGCAACTCCATCGCCAACGAGGCCTTCGGCAAAAATTTCTTCTCCCACATCGCGCTGTTCGCGTCCTCCCTCTGGGTGGTCCCGTTCGGCATCGGCTGGCTCTTCTACCGCTTCGGTCAGGTGGACTTCTCAGTGCCGTTCATCGGTGCGGTGGGCCCGGCCTTCATCTTCATCCCGGCCTACATCCTGACCCGCTACCTTTTTGAAAAGGCCAAGCCGTGGCTGCCGCTTTTCCGGTTCATCAAGCGGAAGATTCGCGAGAACGAAGGCGAGGACAACATGTTGCTGTTCTCGGACCTGGTCAAGCAAGACGAACCGGTTCCCGGCAACTCCTGATCAACGACACCAAGAGCCGCCCTCCGGGGCGGCTTTGTTCTTTGAAGCCTCGAAGGGCGTACGTCAAAAGGGCACGTGCTGCATCCATCGTTACGGCTGATCGATGCCGAACGCATGAACCTGTGGATCGCTGCTTTCCGCATCCAACCATCCTTGTCGAAAAGTGCAAGTTCTGAGGAACGGAGAGGAACGCAACGAGCCTCGACTGCCGGGTTTTACCTGCCCCGGGGCAAGGACCTAGCTGGTGGTGTCTGCATAACCGCAGGCTCCGGGCAATAAAAAAGCCGCCCGGAAGGGCGGCCTGTGGATTGCCGTTCAGGTTTGATCGGAGCCTAGCCCCGAATCTTCTCCACTTCCTCCATGAAGCCGGGCAGGTCGGCGGGGCCGAGCAGGTAGAAGCGCTCTTCGGTCTGAAAACAGAGCACGTCCGGCCGGTTGGAGACGATCACCGCCTCCCGGTTGTCCTTGACCAGGACAACGCCGGAGCGGTACCCGGCGAAGTGCATGAATTTCTTTGTCTTGGTGACCTTGAAGGCTTCGTCCGTGGCCAGGTTGGCGGGATAGGTCTTGACCACGGAGGCCCAGGGAATG encodes the following:
- a CDS encoding PH domain-containing protein → MAKTYKVPMSSTILSLFLIFVAAVAAAVAWCFNSGLLWSAICLIAVAGPLSVFYWYMLYITPKRASITVADEGVLLAAPPFASAVIPWASVVKTYPANLATDEAFKVTKTKKFMHFAGYRSGVVLVKDNREAVIVSNRPDVLCFQTEERFYLLGPADLPGFMEEVEKIRG